The proteins below are encoded in one region of Kineococcus rhizosphaerae:
- a CDS encoding TetR/AcrR family transcriptional regulator — protein MGKVTGGPAGGKGVPGTRRYDGTKRAEQAAATRRRIVEAAAELFAGNGFAGTTMPAIAERAGVSVETVTVHGPKRALLLAAFGQTFVGVETGGRVTDHEPWASLLRADPPALLTGLAELVVAGQERGIGMWRAVNAAAVTDDGVRELTLDLARRRRADLLAATEVLAGRGLLRPGRSVQQHADTLALLAGFDPYQLYVVEFGWTHQELREWFADTVSRLVLTPAGAAVPGRRTPTAGG, from the coding sequence ATGGGGAAGGTAACGGGTGGACCTGCCGGGGGCAAGGGGGTTCCCGGCACGCGTCGCTACGACGGGACCAAGCGCGCCGAACAGGCCGCCGCGACCCGCCGGCGGATCGTCGAGGCGGCGGCCGAGCTGTTCGCCGGCAACGGTTTCGCCGGGACGACGATGCCGGCGATCGCCGAACGGGCCGGGGTCTCGGTGGAGACCGTCACGGTGCACGGCCCCAAGCGCGCCCTGCTGCTGGCCGCCTTCGGGCAGACCTTCGTCGGGGTGGAGACCGGGGGCCGGGTCACCGACCACGAGCCGTGGGCCTCGCTGCTGCGCGCCGACCCGCCCGCACTGCTCACCGGCCTGGCCGAGCTGGTCGTCGCCGGGCAGGAACGCGGGATCGGCATGTGGCGGGCCGTGAACGCCGCGGCCGTCACCGACGACGGGGTCCGCGAGCTCACCCTCGACCTCGCCCGCCGCCGCCGCGCGGACCTGCTCGCCGCCACCGAGGTCCTCGCCGGGCGGGGGTTGCTGCGGCCGGGGCGCAGCGTGCAGCAGCACGCCGACACCCTCGCCCTGCTGGCCGGTTTCGACCCGTACCAGCTCTACGTCGTGGAGTTCGGCTGGACCCACCAGGAGCTGCGGGAGTGGTTCGCCGACACGGTCTCCCGGCTCGTGCTCACGCCGGCAGGTGCCGCAGTCCCGGGCCGTCGTACGCCGACAGCGGGCGGATGA
- a CDS encoding hemerythrin domain-containing protein encodes MNTTVNQNPGTAPHRHTRSCWWNPDQAGWVCVPTVPTVPTVPGTSAAPAREVVDVRDMLVVHTALLREFRLAPAAVDRVVPGARGRAAAVDRHLGLLCDLLHHHHAGEDELLWPPLRDRLPRSALDRLDAAEEQHAGLDAALDAVATARRRWRERVDVETRDALTAALRTLHALLAEHLDDEERTLLPLAATHLTTAEWEAVGAAGAAAVPRSQLPLVFGMFAYEGDPEVLAGMLAQAPALPRVLVPLVAPRVYARRALQVHGTTRP; translated from the coding sequence GTGAACACCACCGTGAACCAGAACCCCGGAACCGCACCGCACCGGCACACCCGGAGCTGCTGGTGGAACCCCGACCAGGCCGGCTGGGTCTGCGTCCCCACCGTCCCCACCGTCCCCACCGTCCCCGGCACGTCCGCGGCCCCCGCCCGTGAGGTCGTCGACGTCCGCGACATGCTCGTCGTCCACACCGCGCTGCTGCGCGAGTTCCGCCTCGCTCCGGCGGCGGTGGACCGGGTCGTCCCGGGCGCCCGCGGCCGGGCCGCGGCCGTGGACCGCCACCTCGGCCTGCTGTGCGACCTGCTGCACCACCACCACGCCGGGGAGGACGAACTGCTGTGGCCGCCGCTGCGGGACCGCTTGCCGCGCAGCGCACTGGACCGCCTCGACGCCGCCGAGGAGCAGCACGCCGGCCTCGACGCCGCCCTCGACGCGGTGGCTACCGCTCGCCGGCGCTGGCGCGAACGGGTCGACGTCGAGACCCGCGACGCCCTCACCGCCGCGCTGCGCACCCTGCACGCGCTGCTCGCCGAGCACCTCGACGACGAGGAACGCACGCTGCTGCCCCTGGCGGCCACGCACCTGACGACGGCGGAGTGGGAGGCCGTCGGCGCCGCCGGGGCGGCCGCCGTCCCGCGCTCGCAGCTGCCCCTGGTCTTCGGGATGTTCGCCTACGAGGGCGACCCGGAGGTCCTGGCCGGGATGCTCGCGCAGGCGCCCGCGCTGCCGCGCGTCCTCGTCCCCCTCGTCGCGCCCCGGGTCTACGCCCGGCGCGCGCTGCAGGTCCACGGCACCACCCGCCCCTGA
- a CDS encoding GntR family transcriptional regulator, whose translation MHAQRRGGATDRTYARLREDVLDGVLAPGAVLAELEQSARLGVSRTPVREAFARLVHDGLARPVGGRGLVVAPLDLGDLDHLYDVREALEVKAARLAARSGEGFEGFVRRFAHAPDLVAAGELDRYYALSAEFDAAVDAATANPWLVRALDDVRTHLVRIRRLARHDPDRLRAAASEHRLVAEALTDGDADLAAHAVHVHLHRSRSHFRQRLTTPTEESA comes from the coding sequence GTGCATGCACAACGGCGTGGTGGGGCGACCGACCGGACGTACGCACGGCTGCGCGAGGACGTCCTGGACGGCGTCCTGGCCCCCGGCGCAGTGCTCGCCGAGCTGGAGCAGAGCGCCCGCCTCGGCGTCTCCCGCACCCCCGTCCGCGAGGCGTTCGCCCGGCTCGTCCACGACGGCCTGGCCCGCCCCGTCGGCGGTCGCGGTCTCGTCGTCGCCCCGCTCGACCTGGGCGACCTCGACCACCTCTACGACGTCCGCGAGGCGCTGGAGGTCAAGGCCGCCCGCCTCGCCGCCCGGTCCGGGGAGGGGTTCGAGGGGTTCGTCCGGCGCTTCGCCCACGCCCCCGACCTCGTGGCGGCCGGCGAGCTGGACCGCTACTACGCGCTGAGCGCCGAGTTCGACGCCGCGGTCGACGCCGCGACCGCGAACCCCTGGCTCGTCCGCGCGCTCGACGACGTCCGCACCCACCTCGTCCGGATCCGCCGCCTGGCCCGGCACGACCCGGACCGGCTGCGGGCCGCGGCCAGCGAGCACCGGCTCGTCGCCGAGGCCCTCACCGACGGCGACGCCGACCTCGCCGCGCACGCCGTCCACGTCCACCTGCACCGCAGCCGCAGCCACTTCCGGCAGCGCCTGACCACCCCGACGGAGGAGAGCGCGTGA
- a CDS encoding helix-turn-helix domain-containing protein, protein MEPTPRGALSRLALAAHGLTAREEDVALLVLQGADTRAVAAALHLSPWTVQDHLKAIFAKLGVGSRREMTARLVLD, encoded by the coding sequence GTGGAACCCACCCCCCGCGGGGCGCTGAGCCGGCTCGCGCTGGCCGCCCACGGGCTGACCGCCCGCGAGGAGGACGTCGCCCTGCTGGTGCTGCAGGGCGCCGACACCCGCGCCGTGGCGGCGGCCCTGCACCTGTCGCCGTGGACGGTGCAGGACCACCTCAAGGCGATCTTCGCCAAGCTCGGGGTCGGCAGCCGACGGGAGATGACCGCCCGGCTCGTGCTGGACTGA
- a CDS encoding bifunctional 2-methylcitrate synthase/citrate synthase — MSEIHKGLAGVVADTTAVSKVDPESNSLLYRGYPVQELATRGFEEVARLLWDGELPTAEELEGFRERERAGRALDDRVRRVVDELPLSAHPMDVVRTAVSVLGAVDEQAADHSRAAELAKAERLFAALPAVVGYAQRRRHGQDLPAPRDDLGYAANFLWTVTGEEPDEVATRTFETSLVLYAEHSFNASTFAARVVTSTLSDLHSAVTAAVGALKGPLHGGANEAVWTVFQEIGSAQGAAAWLAENLAAHRKVMGFGHRVYRHGDSRVPTMHAALRELATARGRTDVLDLYDALESEMLRAKDIRPNLDYPAGPAYHLLGLDTDVFTPVFVASRVVGWSAHVMEQRAANSLIRPLSAYDGPGLRHLPA; from the coding sequence GTGAGCGAGATCCACAAGGGCCTGGCCGGTGTCGTCGCGGACACCACGGCCGTCTCCAAGGTCGACCCGGAGTCGAACTCCCTGCTGTACCGCGGGTACCCCGTGCAGGAACTCGCGACCCGTGGTTTCGAGGAGGTCGCCCGGCTGCTGTGGGACGGGGAACTGCCCACCGCGGAGGAGCTGGAGGGTTTCCGGGAGCGCGAGCGCGCGGGCCGGGCCCTGGACGACCGCGTCCGCCGGGTCGTCGACGAGCTGCCGCTGAGCGCCCACCCGATGGACGTGGTCCGCACGGCGGTCAGCGTCCTGGGGGCCGTGGACGAGCAGGCCGCGGACCACTCGCGCGCGGCCGAGCTCGCCAAGGCCGAACGACTGTTCGCCGCGCTGCCCGCCGTCGTCGGGTACGCCCAGCGCCGCCGCCACGGGCAGGACCTGCCGGCCCCGCGCGACGACCTCGGCTACGCCGCGAACTTCCTGTGGACCGTCACGGGCGAGGAGCCCGACGAGGTCGCGACCCGGACGTTCGAGACCTCGCTCGTGCTGTACGCCGAGCACTCGTTCAACGCCTCGACGTTCGCGGCGCGGGTGGTCACGTCGACGTTGTCGGACCTGCACTCGGCGGTGACGGCCGCGGTGGGGGCGTTGAAGGGGCCCCTGCACGGCGGCGCGAACGAGGCCGTCTGGACGGTGTTCCAGGAGATCGGGTCGGCGCAGGGGGCCGCGGCGTGGCTGGCTGAGAACCTGGCCGCGCACCGCAAGGTCATGGGGTTCGGTCACCGCGTCTACCGGCACGGCGACTCCCGCGTCCCGACCATGCACGCGGCCCTGCGCGAGCTGGCGACGGCCCGCGGGCGCACCGACGTCCTCGACCTCTACGACGCCCTGGAGTCCGAGATGCTGCGGGCCAAGGACATCCGACCCAACCTCGACTACCCGGCCGGTCCCGCGTACCACCTGCTGGGGCTGGACACCGACGTGTTCACGCCGGTGTTCGTGGCGTCCCGGGTCGTCGGCTGGAGCGCCCACGTGATGGAGCAGCGGGCGGCGAACTCCCTCATCCGCCCGCTGTCGGCGTACGACGGCCCGGGACTGCGGCACCTGCCGGCGTGA
- a CDS encoding MmgE/PrpD family protein: MREHEVRVHRSDEEFARHEELAWKLAELATEDVPVDDDVAEMVVNRVLDNAAVSAASLLRAPVVAARSQALDHPVSRGGEGARIVGTTQTTSPEWAAWANGVAVRELDFHDTFLAAEYSHPGDNVPALVAVAQHVGCDGASLLRGIVTAYEVQVDLVRAISLHRHKIDHVAHLGPSVAAGLGTMLGLSTEVVHQAIGQALHTTTATRQSRKGAISTWKAYAPAFAGKVAVEAVDRAMRGQTSPAPVYEGEDGVVAWLLDGPDAVYRVPLPEPGEPRRAILDTYTKEHSAEYQAQAVIDLARRLHREHPALRDPANVERIVLHTSHHTHVVIGSGANDPQKYDPTASRETLDHSVPYIFAVALQDGGWHHVDSYARERAGRPDTVELWRKVSTVEDPEWTERYHASDPARKAFGARVEARLTDGTTVVDEIAVADAHPLGAHPFTREQYEAKLATLAAGVLTDAEVARFTDLARRLPELTAEEVRDLQVAAPEELLETVPLPAGLF; encoded by the coding sequence GTGAGAGAGCACGAGGTCCGCGTCCACCGCAGCGACGAGGAGTTCGCCCGCCACGAGGAACTCGCCTGGAAGCTGGCGGAACTGGCCACCGAGGACGTCCCCGTCGACGACGACGTCGCCGAGATGGTCGTCAACCGCGTCCTCGACAACGCCGCCGTCAGCGCCGCGTCGCTGCTGCGGGCCCCGGTCGTCGCGGCGCGCTCGCAGGCCCTGGACCACCCCGTCTCGCGCGGCGGCGAGGGGGCCCGGATCGTGGGGACGACGCAGACCACCTCGCCGGAGTGGGCGGCGTGGGCGAACGGCGTCGCGGTGCGCGAGCTCGACTTCCACGACACGTTCCTGGCGGCCGAGTACTCCCACCCCGGCGACAACGTCCCGGCGCTGGTGGCCGTCGCCCAGCACGTCGGGTGCGACGGCGCGAGCCTGCTGCGGGGCATCGTCACGGCCTACGAGGTGCAGGTCGACCTCGTCCGCGCGATCTCGCTGCACCGGCACAAGATCGACCACGTCGCGCACCTCGGGCCGTCCGTCGCGGCCGGCCTCGGCACCATGCTGGGGCTGTCGACCGAGGTCGTGCACCAAGCGATCGGGCAGGCCCTGCACACGACGACGGCGACCCGGCAGTCGCGCAAGGGCGCGATCTCGACGTGGAAGGCGTACGCGCCCGCGTTCGCGGGCAAGGTCGCGGTCGAGGCCGTCGACCGGGCGATGCGCGGGCAGACGAGCCCGGCCCCGGTCTACGAGGGCGAGGACGGCGTCGTCGCGTGGCTGCTCGACGGTCCCGACGCCGTCTACCGGGTCCCGCTGCCCGAACCCGGTGAACCCCGCCGCGCGATCCTCGACACGTACACCAAGGAGCACTCCGCGGAGTACCAGGCGCAGGCCGTCATCGACCTCGCCCGCCGCCTGCACCGCGAGCACCCCGCACTGCGCGACCCCGCGAACGTCGAGCGGATCGTCCTGCACACCTCCCACCACACGCACGTCGTCATCGGCTCCGGGGCGAACGACCCGCAGAAGTACGACCCCACCGCCAGCCGGGAGACCCTCGACCACTCCGTGCCGTACATCTTCGCCGTCGCGCTGCAGGACGGCGGCTGGCACCACGTCGACTCCTACGCCCGCGAACGCGCCGGGCGTCCCGACACGGTCGAGCTGTGGCGCAAGGTGTCGACCGTCGAGGACCCGGAGTGGACCGAGCGCTACCACGCGAGCGACCCCGCGCGGAAGGCGTTCGGGGCCCGCGTCGAGGCCCGGCTGACAGACGGCACCACGGTCGTCGACGAGATCGCCGTCGCCGACGCGCACCCCCTCGGCGCCCACCCGTTCACCCGGGAGCAGTACGAGGCGAAGCTGGCGACGCTGGCCGCCGGCGTCCTCACCGACGCCGAGGTCGCCCGGTTCACCGACCTGGCCCGCCGGTTGCCGGAACTGACCGCCGAGGAGGTGCGCGACCTGCAGGTCGCCGCCCCCGAGGAACTGCTCGAGACCGTCCCCCTGCCCGCCGGCCTGTTCTGA
- a CDS encoding YybH family protein, protein MTAPTRATNPPANPTATPDADPGRPHALNQTWCDAFNAGDLEALMATYEEDAVIVPGPGAEPLRGHPAIRVALQQFLALGGTLEYTPSYWLVEDELVLSSIRFRMTGGHDAEGNLVPLAGTTTEVLRRQPDGTVKYVIDHPFGGSL, encoded by the coding sequence ATGACCGCACCGACCCGCGCCACGAACCCGCCCGCGAACCCGACCGCCACCCCCGACGCCGACCCCGGGCGGCCGCACGCCCTCAACCAGACCTGGTGCGACGCCTTCAACGCCGGCGACCTCGAGGCCCTGATGGCCACCTACGAGGAGGACGCCGTGATCGTGCCCGGACCGGGCGCGGAACCGCTGCGCGGCCACCCGGCCATCCGCGTGGCCCTGCAGCAGTTCCTCGCCCTCGGCGGGACCCTGGAGTACACCCCGTCGTACTGGCTCGTGGAGGACGAGTTGGTCCTCAGCAGCATCCGGTTCCGGATGACGGGCGGTCACGACGCCGAGGGAAACCTCGTCCCGCTGGCCGGGACCACCACCGAGGTGCTGCGCCGCCAGCCGGACGGGACCGTCAAGTACGTCATCGACCACCCCTTCGGGGGGTCCCTCTGA
- a CDS encoding adenylyl-sulfate kinase has protein sequence MNPEPTPEPSALLLTGTVGSGKTTTAHALGALLVAAGVPHAVVDLDALRYAWPSPPDDPFHERLELANLRDVARNHLAAGARRLVLAGVLEDPAHRALHAEAVGVPLTVCRLRLALPVVAERLRARHAGDPEGLDWHLRRSGELDAVLTAAGIGDVVVDVGVADTPDDVARAVHALVP, from the coding sequence GTGAACCCGGAGCCCACCCCCGAACCGTCCGCGCTGCTGCTCACCGGCACCGTCGGGTCCGGCAAGACGACGACCGCCCACGCGCTGGGTGCGCTGCTGGTCGCGGCGGGCGTCCCGCACGCGGTGGTCGACCTCGACGCCCTGCGGTACGCCTGGCCGTCCCCGCCGGACGACCCGTTCCACGAGCGGCTGGAGCTGGCGAACCTGCGCGACGTCGCCCGCAACCACCTCGCGGCGGGAGCGCGGCGGCTGGTCCTCGCGGGTGTCCTGGAGGACCCGGCGCACCGCGCGCTGCACGCGGAGGCCGTCGGCGTCCCGCTCACGGTGTGCCGGTTGCGGCTCGCGCTGCCGGTCGTCGCCGAGCGGCTGCGGGCCCGGCACGCCGGGGACCCCGAGGGTCTGGACTGGCACCTGCGCCGCAGCGGTGAGCTGGACGCGGTCCTGACGGCCGCGGGGATCGGGGACGTCGTCGTCGACGTGGGGGTGGCCGACACCCCGGACGACGTGGCTCGCGCAGTGCATGCACTGGTGCCTTGA
- the prpB gene encoding methylisocitrate lyase has translation MLYSSTTPSAKRRAFRLALAGTELLRFPGAFNPLSAKLIERKGFEGVYVSGAVLSADLGLPDIGLTTLTEVAGRSAQIARVSDLPVLVDADTGFGEPLNVARTVQAMEDAGVAGLHVEDQVNPKRCGHLEGKQVVDERTAVRRVRATVDARRDGDFLVVARTDVRGVEGFDASVRRAKALVDAGADVVFPEAMADLAEFEAMCSALDVPVLANMTEFGRSDLFTHAQLRDAGVRIVIHPVSLLRLAMGAADRALDELTGTGTLDGKVAQMQTRAELYDLVDYAGYGDFDSGIYDFSLEGNRG, from the coding sequence GTGCTGTACTCGTCGACGACGCCGAGCGCGAAACGCCGGGCCTTCCGGCTCGCCCTCGCCGGGACCGAGCTCCTGCGGTTCCCGGGAGCGTTCAACCCGTTGTCCGCCAAACTGATCGAGCGCAAGGGCTTCGAGGGCGTCTACGTCTCGGGGGCCGTGCTGTCGGCCGACCTGGGGTTGCCGGACATCGGCCTCACGACGCTGACGGAGGTCGCCGGCCGGTCCGCGCAGATCGCCCGCGTCAGCGACCTGCCCGTCCTCGTCGACGCCGACACGGGGTTCGGTGAACCCCTCAACGTCGCCCGCACGGTGCAGGCGATGGAGGACGCCGGAGTGGCCGGGCTGCACGTCGAGGACCAGGTGAACCCCAAGCGCTGCGGTCACCTGGAGGGCAAGCAGGTCGTCGACGAGCGGACCGCGGTGCGCCGCGTGCGGGCCACGGTCGACGCCCGCCGCGACGGCGACTTCCTCGTCGTCGCCCGCACGGACGTGCGCGGGGTGGAGGGTTTCGACGCCTCGGTGCGCCGGGCGAAGGCGCTCGTCGACGCCGGGGCCGACGTCGTGTTCCCCGAGGCGATGGCCGACCTCGCCGAGTTCGAGGCCATGTGCTCCGCGCTCGACGTCCCGGTCCTGGCGAACATGACCGAGTTCGGCCGCAGCGACCTGTTCACGCACGCGCAGCTGCGCGACGCGGGGGTGCGGATCGTCATCCACCCCGTGTCGCTGCTGCGGCTGGCGATGGGGGCCGCCGACCGGGCGCTCGACGAACTCACCGGCACCGGGACCCTGGACGGTAAGGTCGCCCAGATGCAGACCCGCGCGGAGCTGTACGACCTCGTGGACTACGCGGGGTACGGGGACTTCGACTCCGGGATCTACGACTTCAGCCTGGAGGGGAACCGAGGGTGA